ACCGCGTGGATCGGGCGAACCAAGCATGACGCGCCGGATGTCGACTGCGTCGTCTTCGTCTCGGGCGAAGGTCTGGCGGCAGGTCAGATGGTGGCGACTGAGATCGTCGCGACCCACGACTACGACCTGATTGGCGTGGCGGTCGATACGCCTCGCTAGTTAAACGCCGATTGCGACGCTTCTCGCCGATGAACTCTCCACCCTGACGAAAGCGACATGACCACTGCAGACGCCAAACCGACGGCCTCGACGAAAATCGTCAACGTGCCGAACGTGATCACGCTGATCCGGTTCATCTTGTCGATCGCCGTCTTCGTGCTGTTATCGTTGGAGCAATTTGTCGCGGCGAACGTCGTCTTTATCGTGGCCGCTTCGACCGACTGGATGGATGGCTACTGGGCCCGCAAATACAACCAGGTGACCCAGGTCGGCCGCGTCTTTGACCCGTTTGTCGACAAGATCATCATCTGCGGCACGTTTATCTATCTGGCCGCTTTGCCGGGCTCGCAGGTCGCCGCGTGGATGGCGGTGGTGGTGGTCGGACGCGAGATGCTGGTTACGGTGATCCGCAGTTTCATCGAACAGCATGGCGGAGATTTCTCGGCCAATATGCCGGGCAAGATTAAGATGGTGCTGCAATG
The genomic region above belongs to Blastopirellula retiformator and contains:
- the pgsA gene encoding CDP-diacylglycerol--glycerol-3-phosphate 3-phosphatidyltransferase, giving the protein MTTADAKPTASTKIVNVPNVITLIRFILSIAVFVLLSLEQFVAANVVFIVAASTDWMDGYWARKYNQVTQVGRVFDPFVDKIIICGTFIYLAALPGSQVAAWMAVVVVGREMLVTVIRSFIEQHGGDFSANMPGKIKMVLQCIAAVASMAVLAYVQSTTDGPLTATLQWTALISAWLAVASTVHSGVIYIFAAAEMIRKSGN